The Verrucomicrobiota bacterium genome includes a window with the following:
- a CDS encoding glycosyltransferase family 4 protein: MRTLSGAFITQRLDEDDPVLGFTVGWVNALARRVAKVEVVCLARGRAALEGNVHVSVLPPGRLARYWRVRSVLRGLKRAGALDVVLAHMCPSYAVAAAAPWPFAPTFLWYAHSRVTRMLKLADRLCARTFSCSRESYPLSGRRLDVVGHGIDTGRFVPPPEPRRGEGLTLCSVGRITRSKCLDALLGALERFRERFPHLPVRCRIIGPTMNAEDEATLAMLRWQREHKGLSDVVQIEAPVAHRDIVGIYQQADVMANMTEKHSLDKATLEAMACGCLVLTRNDSFIPLLGPYAELMVRHEARSGALEGLIERLAALPSAERERISGKMREIIVRDHGLDRMMDRLVATMGAAVERRP, from the coding sequence ATGCGCACGTTGTCCGGCGCGTTCATCACGCAGAGGCTCGACGAGGATGACCCGGTCCTCGGATTCACTGTCGGCTGGGTCAACGCGCTCGCTAGGCGGGTCGCGAAGGTCGAGGTGGTCTGCCTTGCGCGCGGCAGGGCGGCGCTCGAGGGGAACGTGCACGTCAGTGTGTTGCCGCCGGGCCGGCTCGCGCGGTATTGGCGGGTCCGCTCCGTGCTTCGCGGGCTCAAGCGCGCCGGCGCACTTGATGTCGTCCTCGCCCACATGTGCCCGAGCTACGCGGTCGCTGCCGCGGCGCCGTGGCCGTTTGCGCCGACGTTTCTCTGGTACGCCCACAGCCGCGTGACGCGCATGCTGAAGCTCGCCGACCGGTTGTGTGCCCGCACGTTCTCGTGCTCGCGCGAGAGCTATCCGCTGTCGGGTCGGCGGCTCGACGTGGTTGGGCACGGCATCGACACCGGACGGTTCGTGCCGCCTCCGGAGCCGCGGCGCGGCGAGGGGCTGACGCTCTGCAGCGTCGGGCGGATCACGCGATCGAAGTGCCTCGATGCGCTCCTCGGCGCGCTCGAGCGTTTCCGCGAACGCTTCCCGCATCTCCCGGTCCGGTGCCGGATCATCGGGCCAACGATGAACGCCGAGGACGAGGCCACTCTGGCCATGCTGCGCTGGCAGCGCGAGCACAAGGGCCTCAGCGATGTTGTGCAGATCGAGGCGCCCGTGGCCCACCGCGACATCGTAGGCATCTACCAGCAAGCCGACGTCATGGCCAACATGACCGAGAAGCACTCGCTCGACAAGGCGACGCTCGAAGCGATGGCGTGCGGCTGCCTTGTGCTGACGCGCAACGACTCGTTCATCCCGTTGCTCGGGCCGTATGCCGAGCTCATGGTGCGGCACGAAGCGCGCTCCGGTGCGCTCGAAGGGCTTATCGAGCGGCTCGCCGCGCTTCCGTCGGCGGAACGCGAGCGGATCAGCGGCAAGATGCGTGAGATCATCGTGCGCGACCACGGCCTCGATCGAATGATGGATCGCCTCGTCGCAACGATGGGTGCGGCCGTGGAGCGGAGACCATGA